The window NNNNNNNNNNNNNNNNNNNNNNNNNNNNNNNNNNNNNNNNNNNNNNNNNNNNNNNNNNNNNNNNNNNNNNNNNNNNNNNNNNNNNNNNNNNNNNNNNNNNNNNNNNNNNNNNNNNNNNNNNNNNNNNNNNNNNNNNNNNNNNNNNNNNNNNNNNNNNNNNNNNNNNNNNNNNNNNNNNNNNNNNNNNNNNNNNNNNNNNNNNNNNNNNNNNNNNNNNNNNNNNNNNNNNNNNNNNNNNNNNNNNNNNNNNNNNNNNNNNNNNNNNNNNNNNNNNNNNNNNNNNNNNNNNNNNNNNNNNNNNNNNNNNNNNNNNNNNNNNNNNNNNNNNNNNNNNNNNNNNNNNNNNNNNNNNNNNNNNNNNNNNNNNNNNNNNNNNNNNNNNNNNNNNNNNNNNNNNNNNNNNNNNNNNNNNNNNNNNNNNNNNNNNNNNNNNNNNNNNNNNNNNNNNNNNNNNNNNNNNNNNNNNNNNNNNNNNNNNNNNNNNNNNNNNNNNNNNNNNNNNNNNNNNNNNNNNNNNNNNNNNNNNNNNNNNNNNNNNNNNNNNNNNNNNNNNNNNNNNNNNNNNNNNNNNNNNNNNNNNNNNNNNNNNNNNNNNNNNNNNNNNNNNNNNNNNNNNNNNNNNNNNNNNNNNNNNNNNNNNNNNNNNNNNNNNNNNNNNNNNNNNNNNNNNNNNNNNNNNNNNNNNNNNNNNNNNNNNNNNNNNNNNNNNNNNNNNNNNNNNNNNNNNNNNNNNNNNNNNNNNNNNNNNNNNNNNNNNNNNNNNNNNNNNNNNNNNNNNNNNNNNNNNNNNNNNNNNNNNNNNNNNNNNNNNNNNNNNNNNNNNNNNNNNNNNNNNNNNNNNNNNNNNNNNNNNNNNNNNNNNNNNNNNNNNNNNNNNNNNNNNNNNNNNNNNNNNNNNNNNNNNNNNNNNNNNNNNNNNNNNNNNNNNNNNNNNNNNNNNNNNNNNNNNNNNNNNNNNNNNNNNNNNNNNNNNNNNNNNNNNNNNNNNNNNNNNNNNNNNNNNNNNNNNNNNNNNNNNNNNNNNNNNNNNNNNNNNNNNNNNNNNNNNNNNNNNNNNNNNNNNNNNNNNNNNNNNNNNNNNNNNNNNNNNNNNNNNNNNNNNNNNNNNNNNNNNNNNNNNNNNNNNNNNNNNNNNNNNNNNNNNNNNNNNNNNNNNNNNNNNNNNNNNNNNNNNNNNNNNNNNNNNNNNNNNNNNNNNNNNNNNNNNNNNNNNNNNNNNNNNNNNNNNNNNNNNNNNNNNNNNNNNNNNNNNNNNNNNNNNNNNNNNNNNNNNNNNNNNNNNNNNNNNNNNNNNNNNNNNNNNNNNNNNNNNNNNNNNNNNNNNNNNNNNNNNNNNNNNNNNNNNNNNNNNNNNNNNNNNNNNNNNNNNNNNNNNNNNNNNNNNNNNNNNNNNNNNNNNNNNNNNNNNNNNNNNNNNNNNNNNNNNNNNNNNNNNNNNNNNNNNNNNNNNNNNNNNNNNNNNNNNNNNNNNNNNNNNNNNNNNNNNNNNNNNNNNNNNNNNNNNNNNNNNNNNNNNNNNNNNNNNNNNNNNNNNNNNNNNNNNNNNNNNNNNNNNNNNNNNNNNNNNNNNNNNNNNNNNNNNNNNNNNNNNNNNNNNNNNNNNNNNNNNNNNNNNNNNNNNNNNNNNNNNNNNNNNNNNNNNNNNNNNNNNNNNNNNNNNNNNNNNNNNNNNNNNNNNNNNNNNNNNNNNNNNNNNNNNNNNNNNNNNNNNNNNNNNNNNNNNNNNNNNNNNNNNNNNNNNNNNNNNNNNNNNNNNNNNNNNNNNNNNNNNNNNNNNNNNNNNNNNNNNNNNNNNNNNNNNNNNNNNNNNNNNNNNNNNNNNNNNNNNNNNNNNNNNNNNNNNNNNNNNNNNNNNNNNNNNNNNNNNNNNNNNNNNNNNNNNNNNNNNNNNNNNNNNNNNNNNNNNNNNNNNNNNNNNNNNNNNNNNNNNNNNNNNNNNNNNNNNNNNNNNNNNNNNNNNNNNNNNNNNNNNNNNNNNNNNNNNNNNNNNNNNNNNNNNNNNNNNNNNNNNNNNNNNNNNNNNNNNNNNNNNNNNNNNNNNNNNNNNNNNNNNNNNNNNNNNNNNNNNNNNNNNNNNNNNNNNNNNNNNNNNNNNNNNNNNNNNNNNNNNNNNNNNNNNNNNNNNNNNNNNNNNNNNNNNNNNNNNNNNNNNNNNNNNNNNNNNNNNNNNNNNNNNNNNNNNNNNNNNNNNNNNNNNNNNNNNNNNNNNNNNNNNNNNNNNNNNNNNNNNNNNNNNNNNNNNNNNNNNNNNNNNNNNNNNNNNNNNNNNNNNNNNNNNNNNNNNNNNNNNNNNNNNNNNNNNNNNNNNNNNNNNNNNNNNNNNNNNNNNNNNNNNNNNNNNNNNNNNNNNNNNNNNNNNNNNNNNNNNNNNNNNNNNNNNNNNNNNNNNNNNNNNNNNNNNNNNNNNNNNNNNNNNNNNNNNNNNNNNNNNNNNNNNNNNNNNNNNNNNNNNNNNNNNNNNNNNNNNNNNNNNNNNNNNNNNNNNNNNNNNNNNNNNNNNNNNNNNNNNNNNNNNNNNNNNNNNNNNNNNNNNNNNNNNNNNNNNNNNNNNNNNNNNNNNNNNNNNNNNNNNNNNNNNNNNNNNNNNNNNNNNNNNNNNNNNNNNNNNNNNNNNNNNNNNNNNNNNNNNNNNNNNNNNNNNNNNNNNNNNNNNNNNNNNNNNNNNNNNNNNNNNNNNNNNNNNNNNNNNNNNNNNNNNNNNNNNNNNNNNNNNNNNNNNNNNNNNNNNNNNNNNNNNNNNNNNNNNNNNNNNNNNNNNNNNNNNNNNNNNNNNNNNNNNNNNNNNNNNNNNNNNNNNNNNNNNNNNNNNNNNNNNNNNNNNNNNNNNNNNNNNNNNNNNNNNNNNNNNNNNNNNNNNNNNNNNNNNNNNNNNNNNNNNNNNNNNNNNNNNNNNNNNNNNNNNNNNNNNNNNNNNNNNNNNNNNNNNNNNNNNNNNNNNNNNNNNNNNNNNNNNNNNNNNNNNNNNNNNNNNNNNNNNNNNNNNNNNNNNNNNNNNNNNNNNNNNNNNNNNNNNNNNNNNNNNNNNNNNNNNNNNNNNNNNNNNNNNNNNNNNNNNNNNNNNNNNNNNNNNNNNNNNNNNNNNNNNNNNNNNNNNNNNNNNNNNNNNNNNNNNNNNNNNNNNNNNNNNNNNNNNNNNNNNNNNNNNNNNNNNNNNNNNNNNNNNNNNNNNNNNNNNNNNNNNNNNNNNNNNNNNNNNNNNNNNNNNNNNNNNNNNNNNNNNNNNNNNNNNNNNNNNNNNNNNNNNNNNNNNNNNNNNNNNNNNNNNNNNNNNNNNNNNNNNNNNNNNNNNNNNNNNNNNNNNNNNNNNNNNNNNNNNNNNNNNNNNNNNNNNNNNNNNNNNNNNNNNNNNNNNNNNNNNNNNNNNNNNNNNNNNNNNNNNNNNNNNNNNNNNNNNNNNNNNNNNNNNNNNNNNNNNNNNNNNNNNNNNNNNNNNNNNNNNNNNNNNNNNNNNNNNNNNNNNNNNNNNNNNNNNNNNNNNNNNNNNNNNNNNNNNNNNNNNNNNNNNNNNNNNNNNNNNNNNNNNNNNNNNNNNNNNNNNNNNNNNNNNNNNNNNNNNNNNNNNNNNNNNNNNNNNNNNNNNNNNNNNNNNNNNNNNNNNNNNNNNNNNNNNNNNNNNNNNNNNNNNNNNNNNNNNNNNNNNNNNNNNNNNNNNNNNNNNNNNNNNNNNNNNNNNNNNNNNNNNNNNNNNNNNNNNNNNNNNNNNNNNNNNNNNNNNNNNNNNNNNNNNNNNNNNNNNNNNNNNNNNNNNNNNNNNNNNNNNNNNNNNNNNNNNNNNNNNNNNNNNNNNNNNNNNNNNNNNNNNNNNNNNNNNNNNNNNNNNNNNNNNNNNNNNNNNNNNNNNNNNNNNNNNNNNNNNNNNNNNNNNNNNNNNNNNNNNNNNNNNNNNNNNNNNNNNNNNNNNNNNNNNNNNNNNNNNNNNNNNNNNNNNNNNNNNNNNNNNNNNNNNNNNNNNNNNNNNNNNNNNNNNNNNNNNNNNNNNNNNNNNNNNNNNNNNNNNNNNNNNNNNNNNNNNNNNNNNNNNNNNNNNNNNNNNNNNNNNNNNNNNNNNNNNNNNNNNNNNNNNNNNNNNNNNNNNNNNNNNNNNNNNNNNNNNNNNNNNNNNNNNNNNNNNNNNNNNNNNNNNNNNNNNNNNNNNNNNNNNNNNNNNNNNNNNNNNNNNNNNNNNNNNNNNNNNNNNNNNNNNNNNNNNNNNNNNNNNNNNNNNNNNNNNNNNNNNNNNNNNNNNNNNNNNNNNNNNNNNNNNNNNNNNNNNNNNNNNNNNNNNNNNNNNNNNNNNNNNNNNNNNNNNNNNNNNNNNNNNNNNNNNNNNNNNNNNNNNNNNNNNNNNNNNNNNNNNNNNNNNNNNNNNNNNNNNNNNNNNNNNNNNNNNNNNNNNNNNNNNNNNNNNNNNNNNNNNNNNNNNNNNNNNNNNNNNNNNNNNNNNNNNNNNNNNNNNNNNNNNNNNNNNNNNNNNNNNNNNNNNNNNNNNNNNNNNNNNNNNNNNNNNNNNNNNNNNNNNNNNNNNNNNNNNNNNNNNNNNNNNNNNNNNNNNNNNNNNNNNNNNNNNNNNNNNNNNNNNNNNNNNNNNNNNNNNNNNNNNNNNNNNNNNNNNNNNNNNNNNNNNNNNNNNNNNNNNNNNNNNNNNNNNNNNNNNNNNNNNNNNNNNNNNNNNNNNNNNNNNNNNNNNNNNNNNNNNNNNNNNNNNNNNNNNNNNNNNNNNNNNNNNNNNNNNNNNNNNNNNNNNNNNNNNNNNNNNNNNNNNNNNNNNNNNNNNNNNNNNNNNNNNNNNNNNNNNNNNNNNNNNNNNNNNNNNNNNNNNNNNNNNNNNNNNNNNNNNNNNNNNNNNNNNNNNNNNNNNNNNNNNNNNNNNNNNNNNNNNNNNNNNNNNNNNNNNNNNNNNNNNNNNNNNNNNNNNNNNNNNNNNNNNNNNNNNNNNNNNNNNNNNNNNNNNNNNNNNNNNNNNNNNNNNNNNNNNNNNNNNNNNNNNNNNNNNNNNNNNNNNNNNNNNNNNNNNNNNNNNNNNNNNNNNNNTTTGGTGGATTATAGTATTAATGAAATTCTTTCTGAGGTTTAAAGTGTTACTCAGTGGCACTTTGAAGATTAAAATATGAGTTTTCtaattatatgtatttaaaataactaaattatcaatttatattaaatatctttaattaaGTGGTTAAATGTACATTTTGACAACTTACATTCCAGCCAATTGTACTGTCGTCCATTGTATGCtctactaattattttatacgATCGAGAGATTCATATATCTAAATTGTaagataaagagaaaatatGAAATGTAAATATATCCAAATTTAGGGAGATAAAAGAAATGGACCATtgatggccaaaaaaaaaagaacgaaatgGACCATGGATGATCTATGCACCTATAGTTTGTGTTCTTTCAAACtcttaaaaatttatatcataAACTAAATATCAtttgaacattttatttatagtttgttgGGTTAGTACGTATATCAAAATGTTAACTATTTTAATTCTGAACTCATATGCCATGAATTGCATTACGTAATCATATACAAATGGCCagatatagaaaacaaaaatgaggaTCAATAATTCCATATGCGATAAAACTCGATCTTTATCTTCCTtcaaccagaagaagaaaaaaaaaaagacttaaccAATAGATCACACACCACATGGTTGGTTGATACGAATCCACATATTCATCATACAAATGATCTATATTCATCTAGTTACTTTATTTGGTAATCTTGATTTTAAGGATAAAACTTTGGAACTaaaatagaaacttgaaaacataataaaatctCGAATGAACGTTGGCATTTCGATTTTGTTACTACAACAAAGTCCAAAGCCGCCACATGTCATTTGCTAGTCGCATTATTTTTAATCACGAATGATCTTTACTCATAATTAGCAGCAACAAATCTTTATAGGCCTCCGCTGGTTAACACGTACCAAGCAATTCCCCCCATTATTTTAACATAtgcaaattaaaacaaaaaaactttataattataaaaataaaaacaaataaaatgtgGTAGGTGAAGGATTTGACGGATTTACCCTCAAATACTTAGTATATAATCCTTACCTCGTCTACCATTATCTCTCAGCTTGCAAGTTCTCTCTCTCAGATAACTACAAGCCTTTGTACTGTACTCTTTAAATACGCCGccgttttttatatatatactactatatttttttcctcttacCTACCATAAAACAAACTGTAATCATGCAAACCATTTCGCCTGCGTTCTCGTGCGATCTCAAATCCGTAATTCAACCGAATCTAACGGCTAAGAACGCGCGTTTCTCTCACGTAAATGGAAAGCGCGTGTCTGTTCGTTGCGGTTACAGGTCTGAGTCGTTTAGTTTCCCTAACGGTGTTGGCTCGAGTCGAGCTGATTGGCAAAGCTCATGCGCCATCTTAGCCAGCAAAGTAGTCTCGGCTGAGAATTCAAGCTCCATCGCCGATCAAGTCGCCGTCGTTAACGGACACAGTAATAACGGCTCCGTCGATCTAAGCATCGTTCCGTCGAAGAACGGGAAGCCTGGATTGGTTCAGCCGTTAACGATTACGGATCTGTCTCCGGCGCCGTCTCACGGATCTACTCTCCGTGTAGCGTATCAAGGAGTTCCCGGCGCGTATTCCGAAGCGGCCGCCGGAAAAGCTTACCCGAACTCGGAAGCTATCCCGTGTGATCAGTTCGACGTTGCGTTTCAGGCGGTGGAGCTTTGGATCGCCGATCGTGCTGTTCTACCAGTTGAGAACTCTCTCGGTGGTTCGATTCATAGAAATTACGATCTCCTCCTCCGTCACCGTCTCCACATCGTCGGAGAAGTTCAGATCCCGGTTCACCACTGTCTCCTCGCACTCCCCGGAGTCCGCACGGATTGCATCACGCGAGTGATCTCTCATCCTCAAGCTCTGGCTCAGACGGAAGGATCGCTCAACAAACTCACCCCAAAAGCCGCGATCGAGGCGTTTCACGATACAGCCGCCGCGGCTGAATACATAGCAGCCAACGACCTCCACGACACGGCGGCTGTAGCGAGCGCAAGAGCGGCTGAGCTCTACGGGCTAAATATTCTCGCCGACGGGATCCAAGACGACGCCGGGAACGTCACGCGATTCCTTATGCTAGCGCGTGACCCGATCATCCCCCGCACGGATCGTCCGTTTAAAACGAGCATCGTTTTCGCGGCTCAGGAACACAAAGGAACTAGCGTTCTCTTCAAAGTGCTCTCCGCGTTCGCGTTTCGAAACATCAGCCTAACTAAAATCGAGTCGCGGCCGCACCATAACTGTCCGGTCAGAGTCGTCGGCGACGAGAACGTCGGGACCTCGAAGCATTTCGAGTACACGTTCTACGTGGATTTCGAAGCGAGTATGGCGGAGGCGCGTGCGCAAAACGCGCTATCGGAGGTGCAGGAGTACACGTCATTCCTCAGGGTGCTGGGAAGTTACCCAATGGATATGACGCCATGGTCCACGTTACCACCACCTAGCCAAGAAGACGTATGACAATATTTCtatctataattttatttaataacattatgataaaattatcgtaatttatatatatatatacttggtgGGAGTTAAATTAGAATTTGTAGAACTCGTTTTGCAAGTGATAGTGGGgagaataatattaaattttatttctctccTATATcacaaaccaaatattttgtgTGTTGTATATGTATCCTCTACTCTGTTGGAACAAGATCGGTTTGTAGTTTGGTTTCGAAGATTACAATTGAAGATATTTTCTTAAGCTAAGCACAGCTTTTTTATGTCTAGTATACATCGTTAATCATTAAGCACATACATATTAGAGAACCAAATGTGTAAAAAGAGTAACAATGTATACGACGAAGNTTGGATCGCCGATCGTGCTGTTCTACCAGTTGAGAACTCTCTCGGTGGTTCGATTCATAGAAATTACGATCTCCTCCTCCGTCACCGTCTCCACATCGTCGGAGAAGTTCAGATCCCGGTTCACCACTGTCTCCTCGCACTCCCCGGAGTCCGCACGGATTGCATCACGCGAGTGATCTCTCATCCTCAAGCTCTGGCTCAGACGGAAGGATCGCTCAACAAACTCACCCCAAAAGCCGCGATCGAGGCGTTTCACGATACAGCCGCCGCGGCTGAATACATAGCAGCCAACGACCTCCACGACACGGCGGCTGTAGCGAGCGCAAGAGCGGCTGAGCTCTACGGGCTAAATATTCTCGCCGACGGGATCCAAGACGACGCCGGGAACGTCACGCGATTCCTTATGCTAGCGCGTGACCCGATCATCCCCCGCACGGATCGTCCGTTTAAAACGAGCATCGTTTTCGCGGCTCAGGAACACAAAGGAACTAGCGTTCTCTTCAAAGTGCTCTCCGCGTTCGCGTTTCGAAACATCAGCCTAACTAAAATCGAGTCGCGGCCGCACCATAACTGTCCGGTCAGAGTCGTCGGCGACGAGAACGTCGGGACCTCGAAGCATTTCGAGTACACGTTCTACGTGGATTTCGAAGCGAGTATGGCGGAGGCGCGTGCGCAAAACGCGCTATCGGAGGTGCAGGAGTACACGTCATTCCTCAGGGTGCTGGGAAGTTACCCAATGGATATGACGCCATGGTCCACGTTACCACCACCTAGCCAAGAAGACGTATGACAATATTTCtatctataattttatttaataacattatgataaaattatcgtaatttatatatatatatacttggtgGGAGTTAAATTAGAATTTGTAGAACTCGTTTTGCAAGTGATAGTGGGgagaataatattaaattttatttctctccTATATcacaaaccaaatattttgtgTGTTGTATATGTATCCTCTACTCTGTTGGAACAAGATCGGTTTGTAGTTTGGTTTCGAAGATTACAATTGAAGATATTTTCTTAAGCTAAGCACAGCTTTTTTATGTCTAGTATACATCGTTAATCATTAAGCACATACATATTAGAGAACCAAATGTGTAAAAAGAGTAACAATGTATACGACGAAGTCTCATACCATATAACATTTTCCAAGCCCAATACCATCATGCATTGATCATTTGATAACACGTACATGCTTAACATGTAATTAAATCATCTCTCCCAAtttattttcatcatcttcccaaAAAAACATGGAGTGTCTTGATCATTACATTTCTAAATGAAGTTGTTGATAAAAGATGTAGCagaataaacttaaaataatatttgaagcTATCCTCTTATAAAACACCCGTCCGCGTTAACCAACGAAACAAGAAAGACTTTCAGATtcttataacattttttaagtgaTAACAAGTCAATTAAAACCAGTTAATTAAAGTACATAAGTAAAACATACCGTGTGAACACAGGTTcgatgtttctttctttgaaacGAAAGTATAATCATCCATCTGGTTGTGTACTGTGCCAACTTCCATGAATTTTCAttgatatatataagtatatattaaaGTTCTCAACTATCTTCAGGATATTTCAGTTTGAGTTGACAAATAATTGGCCATACAATTTCGACGAAACTTAgtgttagtattttttttatttgtttaacacgactttactatatatttatactatatatgtattcCCACctatgttttagggtttgaacTATTTTGCATGCCAACACAGTTTTAGATGTGGTGAAAACTACTAAGCCCTAGCTATATATGATGTCCTTAAGATTAACCCCTTGATATTCAAAATCGCGATATGAATAAATCACAAgtgatgatttgttgtttttggcaCAGTGGTGTCCTATAATATCGTACATTTATAAAGTACGGCCACcatatactaattaaaaaattgtttaactTGTTAATGCGAAGACAAAATTGCCTACTAAAAAGTTACCAATAATTAATTCAAAAGAGATAGTATAGTCTTGCCTTGTTCATAAGCACAAAAATCACGATCACGAATATGAAGGTTATCGAGATGATCTGAATCATGTCATGGCCCATTTTATTATACTCATAAACACTAATTAAGGATATATTATTTGTAatgtaattaaatttatatttcatgTGGGACAAATATTATGACGGTACAATTATGTCAATTGACCGTAAGGGGTTTGGTGGGAGAGAGCAGTGGTCGGGAAACATATCAATCGAACCTCTCGTCTTGTATTTATTTTTGgggtttgattagaattttgtttttgtcttttgttctTAGACTCTTAGTATTTAGGTTTGATACATAGCGTATATATAGGAAAAACAACATTTCTTATATAggtttgatatatatgtttaagcTTGAATTATCATTT is drawn from Camelina sativa cultivar DH55 chromosome 8, Cs, whole genome shotgun sequence and contains these coding sequences:
- the LOC104706558 gene encoding arogenate dehydratase 5, chloroplastic-like; amino-acid sequence: MQTISPAFSCDLKSVIQPNLTAKNARFSHVNGKRVSVRCGYRSESFSFPNGVGSSRADWQSSCAILASKVVSAENSSSIADQVAVVNGHSNNGSVDLSIVPSKNGKPGLVQPLTITDLSPAPSHGSTLRVAYQGVPGAYSEAAAGKAYPNSEAIPCDQFDVAFQAVELWIADRAVLPVENSLGGSIHRNYDLLLRHRLHIVGEVQIPVHHCLLALPGVRTDCITRVISHPQALAQTEGSLNKLTPKAAIEAFHDTAAAAEYIAANDLHDTAAVASARAAELYGLNILADGIQDDAGNVTRFLMLARDPIIPRTDRPFKTSIVFAAQEHKGTSVLFKVLSAFAFRNISLTKIESRPHHNCPVRVVGDENVGTSKHFEYTFYVDFEASMAEARAQNALSEVQEYTSFLRVLGSYPMDMTPWSTLPPPSQEDV
- the LOC104706559 gene encoding arogenate dehydratase 4, chloroplastic-like (The sequence of the model RefSeq protein was modified relative to this genomic sequence to represent the inferred CDS: added 576 bases not found in genome assembly) translates to MQAATSCDLKFRSTTPTARRNKRFSHAIPKRVSVTCGYRSESFSFPNGVSVNRADWQSSCAILSSKVASVENSGGLADKIAAVNGHTNGSVNLGIVAVESTNGKLAPVPVQPLTITDLSPAPLHGSSLRVAYQGVPGAYSEAAAGKAYPNCDAIPCDQFDVAFQAVELWIADRAVLPVENSLGGSIHRNYDLLLRHRLHIVGEVQIPVHHCLLALPGVRTDCITRVISHPQALAQTEGSLNKLTPKAAIEAFHDTAAAAEYIAANDLHDTAAVASARAAELYGLNILADGIQDDAGNVTRFLMLARDPIIPRTDRPFKTSIVFAAQEHKGTSVLFKVLSAFAFRNISLTKIESRPHHNCPVRVVGDENVGTSKHFEYTFYVDFEASMAEARAQNALSEVQEYTSFLRVLGSYPMDMTPWSTLPPPSQEDV